A stretch of the Kroppenstedtia eburnea genome encodes the following:
- the dacB gene encoding D-alanyl-D-alanine carboxypeptidase/D-alanyl-D-alanine endopeptidase, with translation MGKRERLISLIDDWSRRSGEAGARVGCDLFCFRTGKRWGVDANKVFAPASNQKLWTTLAALDALGPDYRWRTWFAASSGCLYIRGGGDPSFDEAAALRVAQELKERGLTRLHEVWLDDGLSSGHPWGKGWMWDDLAHGYGAPIHGLIMQGNRVTFHFDPASDPPKIARVSPRFCRGKANATLSWTENPDPEVEIFRTGAEQFEIKGEVSRQEPELEAAVASGPEFFAEVMIGALREKGVIVPEGTRVIRGPFPERADIRVERVSPTLAEVLHRVNKESDNLTAEILLRTMGMAGRGTLSEEEGLLRIVDWFRKQGLHPPGVFADGSGLSGYNQAAPESLLDTLIQAVRKDPLFRVWLDSLPRYGVDGTLKNRTAVLPEGVEVAAKTGSLAGVKNLSGYFLNSQGEPVLSFSFLINGLLEEENGEKLQDQLLQLTAKEWIK, from the coding sequence ATGGGGAAACGGGAGCGGTTAATATCTCTGATCGATGATTGGAGCCGCCGATCCGGGGAGGCGGGAGCCAGGGTGGGCTGCGATCTTTTTTGTTTCCGGACCGGGAAGCGTTGGGGAGTGGATGCGAACAAAGTGTTTGCTCCCGCTTCCAATCAGAAACTGTGGACCACCCTGGCCGCCTTGGATGCGTTGGGTCCTGACTACCGATGGCGAACCTGGTTTGCGGCAAGTTCGGGGTGCCTGTACATCCGGGGCGGGGGGGACCCTTCCTTTGATGAAGCGGCCGCATTGCGGGTGGCTCAGGAACTGAAAGAGAGAGGACTGACCCGGTTGCATGAGGTATGGCTGGACGATGGCTTAAGTTCAGGTCATCCCTGGGGAAAGGGTTGGATGTGGGATGACCTCGCCCATGGATACGGCGCACCGATCCATGGGTTGATCATGCAGGGAAACCGGGTGACCTTTCACTTTGATCCTGCCAGTGATCCACCGAAGATCGCCCGGGTCTCTCCCCGCTTTTGCCGGGGGAAAGCAAATGCGACGTTAAGCTGGACGGAGAATCCCGACCCGGAAGTTGAAATATTCCGGACGGGGGCGGAACAGTTTGAGATCAAAGGGGAGGTCTCCCGCCAGGAGCCGGAGTTGGAGGCGGCAGTGGCGTCAGGTCCGGAATTTTTTGCCGAGGTGATGATCGGTGCCCTGCGGGAGAAGGGGGTGATCGTGCCGGAGGGGACCCGGGTGATCCGGGGACCTTTTCCGGAAAGAGCCGACATTCGGGTGGAGCGGGTGTCTCCGACACTGGCGGAAGTTCTTCACCGGGTGAACAAGGAGAGTGATAACCTGACGGCGGAGATCTTGCTTCGAACCATGGGGATGGCGGGGAGGGGGACTCTTTCCGAAGAAGAGGGTCTTCTCCGCATCGTGGACTGGTTCCGGAAACAAGGGCTTCACCCCCCGGGAGTGTTTGCAGATGGTTCCGGACTTTCGGGATACAACCAGGCTGCTCCGGAATCACTTTTGGACACTTTGATCCAGGCGGTCCGGAAGGATCCGCTCTTTCGGGTATGGTTGGACAGTCTGCCCCGTTACGGGGTGGACGGAACACTGAAAAACCGGACCGCCGTCTTGCCGGAAGGAGTGGAAGTGGCAGCCAAAACGGGGAGCCTGGCAGGGGTGAAAAATCTGTCCGGTTATTTTCTCAACAGCCAAGGGGAGCCGGTACTCTCCTTTTCTTTCCTGATCAACGGCTTGCTGGAAGAAGAAAACGGGGAAAAGCTGCAGGATCAACTCCTGCAGCTCACAGCAAAAGAGTGGATCAAGTGA
- a CDS encoding cation:proton antiporter: MDLIEKLVDIEKLKDYHFLLELVIILAAVKLAGHFSKKIGQPSVFGELLVGIILGPAILGWIVVDPKHPGLIKELAEVGVILLMFLAGLETDVEEFKKTAYGSSLVAVGGVIFPLILGFAVGLMFGYNTSTSIFIGTLLVATSVSISVQTLRELGQLQSKEGVTILGAAVLDDVLGIILLSVVVGFTAGGGGGSVVDIMILLAKIILFFVLTIVIGRFLLPRLFNWSANLMTSEVLLAFGIISALSFAYLAEMFGLAGIVGSYFAGLMLSLTKYRTELFERVEIVSFSFFVPIFFVSIGVTADVSGLTKEILILMVVLSLVAILTKVIGAGLGAKLAGFNWNSSLGIGTGMIARGEVGLIVASIGLTRGLIDSDLFTVTVIIVLVTTLVTPPLLKAIFSRKKVKQGS; the protein is encoded by the coding sequence ATGGACCTGATCGAGAAACTCGTGGATATCGAAAAACTGAAGGATTACCACTTCCTGTTGGAACTGGTCATTATTCTGGCAGCTGTCAAACTGGCAGGCCATTTCAGCAAAAAGATCGGACAACCCTCTGTTTTTGGTGAATTGCTCGTGGGGATTATCCTGGGTCCGGCCATTCTCGGGTGGATCGTGGTGGATCCCAAGCATCCCGGGTTGATCAAGGAATTGGCTGAGGTGGGTGTGATCCTGCTCATGTTTCTGGCCGGTCTGGAGACCGATGTGGAAGAGTTTAAAAAAACAGCTTACGGTTCCTCCCTGGTCGCAGTCGGCGGAGTGATTTTCCCGCTGATCCTGGGTTTTGCCGTCGGCCTGATGTTCGGTTACAACACCAGCACCTCCATCTTCATCGGTACGCTCTTGGTGGCAACCAGTGTCAGCATATCGGTGCAAACCTTGCGGGAATTGGGCCAGTTGCAAAGCAAAGAAGGAGTCACCATCCTGGGAGCGGCGGTGCTGGATGACGTGCTGGGCATCATCCTTCTCTCTGTGGTGGTCGGATTTACCGCCGGTGGTGGAGGGGGCAGTGTCGTCGATATCATGATTCTGCTCGCCAAAATCATTCTTTTCTTCGTCCTCACCATTGTGATCGGACGCTTCCTCCTTCCGCGGTTGTTCAATTGGTCCGCCAACCTGATGACCTCGGAAGTATTGCTCGCCTTCGGGATCATCTCGGCGCTCAGCTTCGCCTACTTGGCGGAAATGTTCGGCTTGGCCGGAATCGTCGGTTCCTACTTCGCAGGCCTGATGCTGAGTCTGACCAAATATCGGACCGAACTGTTTGAGCGGGTGGAGATTGTCTCTTTCTCCTTCTTTGTCCCCATCTTCTTCGTCAGCATCGGAGTCACTGCCGACGTGAGCGGTCTGACAAAGGAGATCCTGATTCTGATGGTTGTCCTCAGCCTTGTGGCCATCCTGACCAAAGTGATCGGTGCCGGACTGGGAGCCAAGCTGGCCGGATTCAATTGGAACAGTTCACTGGGAATCGGAACCGGCATGATCGCGCGGGGGGAAGTCGGTCTGATCGTCGCTTCCATCGGATTGACCCGGGGACTGATCGACAGCGATCTCTTCACCGTCACGGTGATCATCGTGTTGGTGACCACTCTGGTGACTCCACCGCTGTTGAAGGCCATCTTCAGCAGAAAAAAAGTGAAACAAGGTTCCTGA
- the rodA gene encoding rod shape-determining protein RodA, with protein MKPSRMIRQLDYPLIFLILVLAAISIVAISGATHSFNPSYVQQQLLWYLLGILLMGATLLFDYRVLIQGRFLYVLYGLGVLLLILVMIPGVGVTVKGAQKWIRLGGFQFQPSELMKLILILVLAKVIAEIQHLPLRDWRKIGKIIGLFIPPFILTLKEPDLGMALVFVGILVSILLAGGLDWRIMMTGLTAVVLLIAGVALLYATESPLLTKVLEPHQIQRIEIFANPSSDPTGAGYQLTQSMIAVGSGQLDGKGFQQGTQTQGNWIPEPHNDFIFAAFAEEFGFIGGSILLCTFIFLVYRTIRIGIHCDHRFGAYIVAGVAGMTVFQVFQNIGMNAGMLPITGLPLPFISYGGSSLITQLMAMGLVLNIGMRKEGEFLFMD; from the coding sequence ATGAAGCCAAGTCGAATGATCCGACAGTTGGATTACCCATTGATTTTCTTGATTTTGGTCTTGGCCGCCATTAGCATTGTTGCCATTTCCGGTGCAACTCACTCTTTCAACCCATCCTACGTACAACAACAGCTCCTCTGGTACCTTTTAGGTATTCTACTCATGGGAGCGACACTCCTGTTTGATTACCGGGTTCTCATTCAGGGACGTTTCCTGTATGTACTGTATGGGCTGGGCGTCCTGCTGTTGATCCTTGTGATGATTCCGGGAGTGGGAGTGACGGTCAAAGGAGCGCAAAAATGGATCCGGCTCGGCGGCTTTCAGTTTCAGCCGTCGGAATTGATGAAATTGATCTTGATCCTCGTCCTGGCCAAAGTGATTGCGGAGATCCAGCACCTTCCCCTTCGGGACTGGCGGAAAATCGGGAAGATCATCGGACTGTTTATCCCGCCCTTCATTCTGACCCTGAAAGAGCCCGACCTCGGTATGGCACTGGTTTTTGTCGGGATCTTGGTCAGTATTTTGTTGGCGGGAGGATTGGATTGGCGCATTATGATGACCGGCCTGACGGCAGTGGTCCTTCTGATCGCCGGTGTGGCTCTCCTTTATGCGACGGAAAGCCCCCTCCTCACCAAAGTTTTGGAACCTCACCAGATCCAGCGGATCGAGATCTTTGCCAATCCTTCATCGGATCCCACCGGGGCCGGATACCAGCTGACCCAGTCGATGATCGCTGTCGGTTCGGGACAATTGGATGGAAAAGGGTTCCAACAGGGCACCCAGACCCAGGGAAACTGGATTCCCGAACCCCACAACGATTTTATCTTTGCCGCTTTTGCCGAGGAATTCGGCTTTATCGGAGGCAGCATTCTGCTTTGCACGTTTATTTTCCTGGTTTACCGAACCATCCGGATCGGTATCCATTGCGATCACCGATTCGGGGCATATATTGTGGCCGGGGTTGCCGGGATGACGGTGTTTCAGGTGTTTCAAAATATCGGGATGAATGCCGGGATGTTGCCGATCACGGGGTTGCCTCTTCCCTTCATCAGCTATGGCGGAAGCTCTCTGATCACCCAATTGATGGCCATGGGGCTGGTTCTGAATATCGGGATGCGCAAGGAGGGGGAGTTCCTGTTTATGGACTGA
- a CDS encoding DUF488 domain-containing protein, with protein MFRETITLEIRIKRVYETPGAEDGIRVLVDRLWPRGLSKDRAEVDLRAKELAPSDHLRQRFHREGDSTAFRKEYRQEVDLKDLDNLLERVKPGPVTLLYASRNERENNAQVLMQLIQERI; from the coding sequence GTGTTCAGGGAGACAATCACACTGGAAATCCGGATCAAACGCGTATATGAAACACCGGGGGCGGAGGATGGAATCCGTGTGTTGGTGGACCGGCTGTGGCCGCGGGGATTGAGCAAGGACCGGGCGGAAGTGGATCTCCGGGCGAAAGAATTGGCACCTTCGGATCACCTCAGGCAACGGTTCCATCGGGAAGGGGATTCTACCGCCTTTCGCAAGGAATACCGACAAGAAGTCGATCTGAAAGACCTCGACAATCTGTTGGAGCGGGTGAAACCGGGACCGGTCACACTCTTGTATGCCAGCAGGAATGAACGGGAAAACAATGCCCAAGTGCTGATGCAATTGATACAGGAACGGATCTGA
- the thiS gene encoding sulfur carrier protein ThiS codes for MNIQLNGKQHDVPESICDVEALITHLGLSDQIVVVEKNRKILDRDQYGEVRLEEGDRLEIVQFVGGG; via the coding sequence ATGAATATCCAACTGAACGGAAAGCAGCATGATGTACCGGAGTCCATCTGCGATGTGGAGGCGTTGATCACTCATCTGGGGCTCTCCGACCAAATAGTCGTGGTGGAGAAAAACAGGAAGATTCTCGATCGGGATCAATATGGAGAGGTTCGACTGGAGGAAGGGGATCGACTGGAGATCGTTCAATTTGTGGGAGGAGGCTGA
- a CDS encoding DUF1540 domain-containing protein — protein sequence MPQVKCSVANCFFWTAGNNCGADAIMVEVDQHSNRTYREEIGGEFVDSTHQDYTAIQSADTCCHTFRPKKSQ from the coding sequence ATGCCACAGGTGAAATGCAGTGTGGCCAATTGTTTTTTTTGGACTGCCGGAAATAATTGCGGTGCCGACGCCATCATGGTGGAAGTGGACCAACATTCCAACCGGACTTATCGGGAGGAGATCGGCGGGGAGTTTGTCGATTCCACTCATCAGGATTATACCGCCATCCAATCAGCAGATACCTGTTGCCATACGTTCCGGCCGAAGAAATCCCAGTAA
- a CDS encoding thiamine phosphate synthase produces the protein MNELHFVTDPRKSVKEWVSVCRKAGEWLDWIHLRKPGASTAELQDWGLTLIREVGVDPKRLTVNGNVEVAENLGCGGVHLPERHPVDTIFTGGGNRRRVGCSVHSRDSAREKEQQGADYLFFGHVFASDSKPGRKPRGIRQLRQVTAAVNIPVIAIGGITPERLPQLSTTGCAGVAVISAIADAPDPAAAARRLKQALQLEWVKQG, from the coding sequence ATGAATGAACTCCATTTTGTGACGGATCCCCGGAAGTCAGTGAAAGAGTGGGTCTCTGTATGCCGAAAGGCAGGGGAGTGGCTGGATTGGATCCATCTGCGCAAACCGGGGGCATCCACCGCAGAGCTTCAGGACTGGGGACTTACTCTGATTCGGGAAGTGGGGGTGGATCCGAAACGATTGACAGTCAACGGGAATGTGGAAGTGGCGGAAAATCTGGGTTGTGGAGGGGTTCATCTCCCGGAGCGACACCCTGTGGACACCATTTTCACGGGGGGAGGGAACAGGCGGCGGGTTGGATGTTCTGTTCACTCCCGTGATTCTGCGAGAGAGAAGGAACAGCAGGGAGCGGATTACCTGTTTTTCGGACATGTATTTGCAAGTGATTCCAAACCGGGCCGGAAGCCGAGGGGAATCCGGCAACTCCGGCAGGTGACAGCGGCGGTGAACATCCCGGTGATTGCCATCGGAGGAATCACTCCCGAAAGACTTCCCCAATTGTCCACAACAGGTTGCGCCGGGGTGGCTGTGATCTCCGCGATCGCTGATGCTCCGGATCCGGCGGCAGCTGCCCGCCGGTTGAAGCAGGCTCTCCAACTTGAATGGGTGAAGCAGGGTTGA
- a CDS encoding DivIVA domain-containing protein, giving the protein MQRLTPRDIFNKDFKSSIRGYDVDEVNEFLDLVIQNYEAVLEENQELKEELKKVKAQRLPRRQEGDQDRVVQDILRRLERLEQMMMR; this is encoded by the coding sequence ATGCAACGTCTGACGCCGCGGGATATTTTCAACAAGGACTTCAAGTCCTCCATCCGAGGATACGATGTGGATGAAGTGAATGAATTCCTCGATCTGGTAATCCAAAATTACGAAGCTGTCCTTGAGGAAAACCAGGAGCTCAAAGAGGAACTGAAAAAAGTGAAAGCCCAGCGCCTTCCCCGACGGCAAGAGGGGGATCAGGACCGGGTGGTTCAAGATATTCTCCGACGCCTGGAACGGTTGGAGCAGATGATGATGCGTTGA
- the ftsW gene encoding putative lipid II flippase FtsW gives MSRGKPDFWLMFIIFLLTGFGLVMVFSASYYEGLVKHGDSYYYFKRQLIWALGSVLLFFVISNIPYTIYRKYVGAILLGSLALLVLVFIPRLGMNVNGATRWIQLGPIGFQPSELAKLGAIIYTASIMVKKRESLHHFKQGLLPPLIVLGLFCGLIVLEPHFSSTVILLGSCLTIIFCAGARFKHLLLLGAAGIPFIVWIMTSEDYRVMRLLIFRNPWKDPSGDGFQTIQSLFAIGPGGLLGKGLGNSIQKLAYLPMSQTDFIFAIIAEELGFIGGTLLILLYIAFVIRGIRIALQAPDSFGMLLGIGIVTMFSLQTLFNLGVVTAMLPVTGVPLPFISYGGSSLLMCMLAAGILLNISRHRVPQTSQKQSERKGARHLRPITSPGSFRI, from the coding sequence ATGTCACGTGGCAAACCTGATTTCTGGTTGATGTTCATCATTTTTCTGCTGACCGGATTCGGACTGGTGATGGTCTTCAGCGCCAGCTACTATGAAGGTCTGGTCAAACATGGAGACAGTTACTACTATTTCAAACGACAACTGATCTGGGCACTGGGATCGGTTCTCCTCTTTTTTGTCATCTCCAATATACCGTACACCATCTATCGAAAGTATGTGGGCGCCATCCTGTTGGGCAGTCTGGCCTTGCTGGTACTCGTCTTCATCCCTAGATTGGGGATGAACGTCAATGGTGCCACCCGCTGGATCCAGTTGGGTCCGATCGGTTTTCAACCCTCGGAATTGGCCAAGCTGGGAGCGATCATCTACACCGCATCCATTATGGTGAAAAAGCGGGAGAGTCTCCATCATTTCAAACAGGGATTGCTTCCTCCCCTGATTGTACTGGGGCTTTTCTGCGGGTTGATCGTGCTGGAACCCCATTTCAGCAGTACGGTGATTCTCCTCGGCTCCTGCCTGACCATCATCTTCTGTGCGGGAGCCCGGTTCAAACACCTGCTCCTCCTGGGAGCGGCGGGGATTCCCTTTATCGTGTGGATCATGACCTCTGAAGATTATCGGGTGATGCGCCTGCTCATTTTCCGGAATCCCTGGAAAGACCCGTCGGGAGACGGATTCCAAACGATTCAGTCCCTCTTTGCCATCGGACCGGGGGGTCTTCTGGGAAAAGGGCTGGGCAACAGTATTCAAAAACTGGCGTATCTGCCCATGTCCCAAACGGATTTCATCTTCGCCATCATTGCCGAGGAACTGGGGTTCATCGGCGGAACCCTGCTCATCCTTCTCTACATCGCCTTCGTGATCCGGGGAATCCGCATCGCTCTTCAGGCCCCGGATTCATTTGGGATGCTGTTGGGGATTGGAATCGTCACCATGTTTTCTCTGCAGACCCTCTTCAACCTGGGAGTGGTGACCGCCATGTTACCGGTCACAGGTGTCCCGCTGCCCTTCATCAGTTACGGCGGCTCCTCCCTGCTCATGTGCATGTTGGCCGCGGGCATCCTCCTCAACATCTCCCGCCACCGGGTCCCTCAAACATCACAAAAACAGTCGGAGAGAAAAGGAGCCCGCCATCTCCGCCCCATCACTTCACCCGGTTCTTTCCGGATCTGA
- a CDS encoding C40 family peptidase produces the protein MNIRYVRDTFANLWLDPGKVREVDRPSLHCPMDRETWLAMGTENRLDLVGRLESQVLYGAPVQVMEEREGWVRVCVPGQFTPKDSGGYPGWIPASQLTFDREYHQAWETSPFAWVTADRSRLLLDSGEEVELSFMTRLPQVGERDGDVIVRTPGGETGRIPAEEVTVARQLPVTGVEARIRTAERFLGLPYLWAGMSSFGFDCSGFMYRIFEANGIAIPRDADPQARYGQRVSKEELAPGDLLFFAHEEGKGAIHHVGMYIGDGSFIHSPNTPNPVKINRLTDEPYHSELCWGARYQGGESFT, from the coding sequence TTGAACATCCGCTATGTACGTGACACCTTTGCCAATCTGTGGCTCGATCCGGGAAAAGTGCGGGAGGTGGACCGCCCCTCCCTTCACTGTCCGATGGATCGGGAGACCTGGTTGGCCATGGGGACGGAAAATCGCTTGGATCTGGTGGGGCGATTGGAATCCCAGGTTCTATACGGTGCTCCGGTCCAAGTGATGGAAGAGCGGGAGGGCTGGGTCCGCGTCTGTGTTCCCGGACAATTCACCCCCAAAGATTCCGGCGGGTATCCCGGGTGGATCCCCGCCTCCCAACTCACCTTCGATCGGGAGTACCATCAGGCCTGGGAAACATCCCCCTTCGCCTGGGTGACTGCCGACCGCTCCCGCCTGCTCTTGGATTCCGGCGAAGAAGTGGAGCTCAGCTTTATGACCCGCCTTCCCCAGGTGGGGGAAAGGGACGGGGATGTGATCGTGCGGACTCCCGGCGGGGAGACAGGCCGGATCCCGGCGGAGGAGGTGACGGTCGCCCGGCAGTTGCCGGTGACAGGGGTGGAGGCGCGCATCCGGACGGCTGAACGTTTCCTCGGTTTGCCTTATTTGTGGGCGGGGATGTCCTCCTTCGGTTTCGACTGTTCCGGTTTTATGTATCGGATCTTTGAGGCGAACGGGATTGCGATTCCCCGGGATGCGGATCCCCAGGCCCGCTATGGACAGCGGGTGTCCAAGGAGGAACTGGCCCCCGGAGATCTCCTCTTTTTTGCCCACGAAGAGGGAAAAGGAGCCATCCACCATGTGGGCATGTACATCGGTGACGGCTCCTTCATCCACTCTCCCAACACACCCAATCCGGTGAAGATCAATCGCTTGACCGACGAACCCTATCACAGTGAATTGTGTTGGGGAGCCCGGTACCAGGGCGGAGAGTCCTTCACTTGA
- a CDS encoding DedA family protein, with translation MEQTVLDLLSQYGYLGIFFFLVLGIVGLPLPDEIMMTFIGYLASIGQLNLAFTFLSAVTGSMCGITVSYYLGGRLGYPFLKRYGSKFFITRRRLRMTQILFRKYGNWVLFFGYFIPGVRHVTAYMAGISRMSPVQFASYAYVGAFTWCTVFIGLGYLVGAQWENVFRAMHRYGLAALWILVPVILLVIARFLYLQHERYNSLRK, from the coding sequence ATGGAACAGACTGTGCTGGATCTACTGTCTCAATACGGATATCTCGGGATTTTCTTCTTCCTCGTGCTGGGGATTGTAGGTCTGCCCCTGCCCGATGAAATCATGATGACCTTTATCGGATATCTTGCATCCATCGGGCAGCTCAACCTGGCCTTTACCTTTCTCAGTGCTGTGACGGGTTCCATGTGTGGGATCACTGTCAGTTACTATTTGGGTGGCAGACTGGGTTACCCTTTTTTGAAGCGATACGGGAGCAAGTTTTTCATCACGCGGAGACGGCTGAGAATGACACAAATCCTGTTTCGGAAATATGGCAACTGGGTCCTGTTTTTCGGCTATTTCATCCCGGGAGTCCGGCATGTGACCGCGTATATGGCCGGGATCTCCCGGATGTCCCCGGTTCAGTTCGCCTCTTACGCCTATGTCGGTGCCTTTACTTGGTGTACGGTGTTCATCGGTCTCGGATATCTTGTGGGGGCCCAATGGGAAAATGTGTTCCGTGCGATGCACCGTTACGGACTGGCTGCACTCTGGATTCTGGTTCCCGTGATTCTCCTTGTGATTGCACGTTTCCTTTATTTGCAGCATGAGCGGTACAACTCTCTCCGCAAATGA
- a CDS encoding YhcN/YlaJ family sporulation lipoprotein, translated as MGKVSKGILLFTVFGLVFTSAVGCATQRKPESRQQVNRTQPVRDQARLRTAPRTPAPAPAPARTTDRTRMGEKMRVADDVAASVVRLKSIDSATVMVTDRTAYVGVMMDKNYKGGMTSKIKDQVSKQVRKADPSVDRVFVSANPGFVNRLRDYARDVRNGRPISGLLQGFSDLVQRTFPDAR; from the coding sequence ATGGGCAAAGTATCCAAGGGAATTCTTCTGTTTACTGTTTTCGGACTGGTGTTCACATCCGCTGTGGGTTGTGCCACCCAACGAAAACCGGAATCCCGGCAACAGGTGAACCGGACGCAACCGGTCCGGGACCAAGCGCGGCTCCGCACCGCACCCCGGACACCGGCTCCCGCTCCGGCCCCGGCCCGTACCACGGACCGGACCCGGATGGGGGAAAAAATGAGGGTGGCTGATGATGTGGCCGCCTCCGTCGTCCGTCTGAAAAGCATCGATTCGGCGACGGTGATGGTGACCGACCGAACCGCCTACGTCGGAGTGATGATGGATAAAAACTACAAAGGCGGCATGACGTCCAAGATCAAGGATCAAGTATCCAAACAGGTTCGCAAAGCGGATCCCAGTGTCGATCGGGTGTTTGTTTCCGCCAACCCCGGTTTTGTCAACCGATTGAGGGACTATGCCCGGGATGTCCGGAATGGCCGGCCCATCTCCGGTCTGCTTCAAGGCTTTTCGGATCTGGTGCAACGCACCTTCCCCGACGCCCGCTAA
- a CDS encoding 2Fe-2S iron-sulfur cluster-binding protein, with translation MEVKIGAKAYQFECEEGENLLFEAISRNIMIPFNCTSGRCGRCRVRVLEGAENLSELGDREVLRLGDEQVEKGFRLSCQTYIHGDVRLEVPQPRLY, from the coding sequence GTGGAAGTAAAAATCGGAGCAAAGGCGTATCAGTTTGAATGTGAGGAAGGGGAGAACCTGCTTTTTGAAGCTATCTCCCGCAATATCATGATTCCATTCAACTGCACCTCCGGCCGTTGTGGACGATGCCGGGTCCGTGTGCTGGAAGGGGCGGAGAATTTAAGTGAGCTGGGGGACCGGGAGGTGCTCCGTCTGGGAGACGAGCAGGTGGAGAAAGGGTTCCGCCTCTCTTGTCAGACCTATATCCACGGAGATGTTCGCCTGGAAGTCCCGCAACCACGATTGTATTAG
- a CDS encoding zinc metallopeptidase, with protein sequence MQLMTIHTWMLLLVLAAFGLTIWAQFRVKSSFKKWADVQSSSGITGYETARRILDDNGLYDVKVEAVPGELSDHYDPISRTVRLSEPVYGSSSISAVSVAAHECGHAIQHKEAYGFLVLRHKMFPVSNFASGIAPFLLMGGLLFRAGGLLLLGIILYAAAVAFQVVTLPVEFDASNRARAILVNKGIIRNVEERGVGKVLNAAALTYVATTLYALLELLRFVLLFLSSNEE encoded by the coding sequence ATGCAACTGATGACTATCCACACCTGGATGCTGCTGCTTGTACTGGCGGCGTTTGGTCTGACGATCTGGGCACAATTTCGGGTGAAGAGCAGTTTTAAAAAATGGGCCGATGTACAGTCTTCTTCGGGCATTACCGGTTACGAGACGGCCCGTCGCATTCTGGATGACAACGGTTTGTACGATGTGAAGGTGGAGGCCGTCCCCGGGGAGTTGTCTGACCATTACGACCCCATCTCCCGGACGGTGCGGCTGTCGGAGCCGGTCTACGGGTCCAGCTCCATCTCCGCCGTCTCTGTGGCCGCACATGAATGCGGTCACGCCATCCAACACAAAGAGGCATACGGGTTTCTGGTGTTGCGTCACAAGATGTTCCCGGTATCCAACTTCGCCTCGGGAATCGCCCCTTTCCTGCTCATGGGGGGACTTCTGTTCAGAGCGGGTGGATTGTTGCTACTGGGAATTATTCTCTACGCTGCCGCGGTCGCTTTTCAAGTGGTGACCTTGCCCGTGGAGTTTGATGCCAGCAACCGGGCCCGGGCGATCCTGGTGAACAAGGGGATCATCCGAAACGTGGAGGAACGGGGCGTCGGCAAGGTGCTGAACGCGGCGGCCCTCACCTATGTGGCCACCACCTTGTACGCCCTGTTGGAACTGCTTCGCTTCGTGCTTCTGTTCCTCTCCTCCAACGAAGAATAA
- a CDS encoding thiazole synthase — translation MLKIGSHTFQSRLLLGTGKFSSLEVQSAAVEASETEVLTFALRRVNLDRPDEPNFLQQLDLNRYRLLPNTAGAKTAEEAVRLARLARATRLCDMVKVEVIGDDETLLPDPVETLKATRQLVEEGFTVLPYTSDDPVLAKRLEEAGAHGIMPGASPIGSGQGILNPLYLKFIIHQTRLPVIVDAGIGSPADAARAMELGAAGVLLNTAVSGADDPVQMARAMKLAVEAGRLGFEAGRIPRKETAAASSPVEGVSR, via the coding sequence ATGCTCAAGATTGGATCACACACTTTTCAATCCCGACTGCTGTTGGGAACAGGCAAGTTTTCATCCCTTGAAGTTCAGTCGGCGGCGGTGGAGGCTTCTGAAACGGAGGTTTTGACCTTTGCCTTGCGCCGGGTCAACCTGGACCGTCCCGATGAGCCCAATTTCCTGCAACAGCTGGATCTGAACCGATACCGCCTGCTTCCCAACACCGCCGGTGCCAAAACGGCGGAAGAGGCGGTGCGTTTGGCCCGCCTCGCCCGGGCCACCCGCTTGTGTGACATGGTGAAAGTGGAGGTGATCGGGGATGATGAGACATTGCTCCCGGATCCGGTGGAAACATTGAAAGCGACACGGCAACTGGTGGAGGAAGGCTTTACCGTTCTCCCCTACACCAGTGATGATCCCGTGTTGGCCAAACGACTGGAAGAGGCGGGAGCCCATGGCATCATGCCGGGGGCCTCTCCCATCGGATCAGGGCAGGGGATCTTGAATCCACTCTATCTGAAATTTATCATTCATCAGACCCGGTTGCCCGTCATTGTGGATGCAGGGATCGGCTCCCCCGCCGATGCCGCCCGGGCGATGGAGTTGGGGGCGGCGGGTGTGCTTCTCAACACCGCCGTCTCCGGGGCGGATGACCCGGTGCAAATGGCCCGGGCCATGAAATTGGCGGTGGAAGCCGGCCGTCTCGGTTTTGAAGCCGGCCGCATCCCCCGCAAGGAGACCGCCGCCGCCAGCAGCCCCGTCGAGGGAGTGTCCCGGTGA